Below is a genomic region from Spirochaetaceae bacterium.
GTATATTACTTTTCGCACGGCTTATTCTATTATTACGGCTTTGCTTATTAGCTTTATTGCCGGGCCGGCAGTCATTAAGTGGTTGCATCGTATTAAATTTGGCCAAAGTATCCGCAGCGATGGCCCGGCCAGCCACTTAAGTAAACAAGGCACACCCACAATGGGTGGGGCGTTAATGATACTTAGCGTAGTCGTCTCTACCTTATTGTGGCAAGATTTAACCAGCTTTTACACTTGGTTATTTATTATAGCTTTGTTAGCCTTTGGGACTTTAGGTTTTATAGATGATTATTTAAAGATAAAAAAAGCTAACAGCGATGGCATTAGCAGCAAAGTAAAAAGTTTGGGGCAAATCACTATTTCGCTCATCATCGTGCTGGTGCTTATGTGGCATAATGGTTTTTTTGCCGGCAACAGCTTTCAAAGTTTACTGTTTGTGCCTATCTTAAAAGAGGCCGTAGCTAACCTGCATTACCTTTACATTCCCTTTGCCGTCTTTATTATGGTGGGAGTAAGTAATGCCACCAACCTTACCGATGGGCTAGACGGCCTGTTAACGGGCCTGCTTTTATTTGCTTTTGCTACTTTTGCGCTTATTGCCTATGTAAGTGGCCACGCCATTTTTGCCGGTTATTTATTAATACCTTTTATACCCGGCGCCAGCGAACTGGCCATTCCTATTGCCGCCGTTTGCGGCGCTTGCTTAGGGTTTTTGTGGTATAATGGCCACAAGGCCGAAGTTTTTATGGGCGATACCGGCAGTTTAGCTTTTGGCGGGGTTTTAGGTTTATTAGCTATTATGCTTAAAAAAGAATTGCTGTTAATTATTATCGGCGGAGTTTTTGTGCTGGAAACTTTATCGGTAATTATACAAACCGTCTATTTTAAATACACCAAAAAAAGATATGGTGAAGGGAAACGTGTCTTTAAGATGGCGCCGCTCCATCACCATTACGAAAAATTGGGCTGGAGCGAAACTAAAATAGTAACCCGCTTTTGGATAATCGGTATAATGTTTACCCTTATTGCTTTAAGTACTCTTAAAATTAATTAATAATTAAAAAGCAAAAATTAATAAAAAATGATTATTCTTTCTTAATTTTTAATTATTACTTCTTAATTCATCAGGTTGGTTAAATGAAATTTTTTAATGATAAAAAAAGTGAACTAAGTAAACTAAGCTGGCGTTCGGCCTTTGCTTTTCATCGCGGCGACGCTATCGATGCTCCGCTCTTCTTTATTTTGCTTAGTTTACTTTGTTTTGGTCTTGTTATTTGTTTTTCTAGTTACTTTCATTTTTCTACCCGCTATCAGCCCGATAACCAATTTCATTTTATTACGCAGCAACTGCAAGCCGCTTTAGTGGGCATAGTGTTTGCTGTAGTCATTATTTTTATACGCATAGAATTTTTCTTTAAAATTACACCTTTACTATGGGTAATAACCGTGCTTTTAAATATATGGCCGGTAACGGGGGTATTTGGGGCCATCAGGGGCGGCAGCCGCTGGATTGTGCTTAATGGTTTTAGCTTTCAGCCTAGCGAATTAGCAAAACTTACCTTAGCTTTATATTTAGCCCGTGTACTTTTTAGAAAAGAAGAATTATTAGAAAAAAGCGCTCTGTCGGCCATTAAACCGGCGATAATGACTTTTATTATGGTACTGCCCATTTATGCTCAAAACGATTTTTCTACCGCCGCCTTTATTTTTGCTATCAGTATCGTCATCTTTTTTTTAAGCGGCGTAAATATGCGTTACATTATCGGCGAGGTAACGGCCTTAGCTCTTTTAGCTATCCCGACTATTTGGCTAACCGGCTACCGCTTTAACCGCATTATAGCGTGGCGTAATCCGGGCAGCGACCCGCAAGGGCTCGGCTGGCAGCCTCTTAATGCCCGTGCCGCCATAGAGGCCGGCGGCTTATTTGGTGTAGGTTTAGGCGAAGGTACTTTTGAACTTGGCCGTATGAGTATGGTAAGCAGCGACTACATTTTTACCGTTGTGGGCGAAGAGTTAGGATTAATCGGTATAGCCGCCGTTATTGCCCTGTTTACCGCCTTAGTTTTACGCAGCTGGCAGCTTAGCTTGTTGCACAACCGCAGCTATGAGCGTATACTTATGTTAAGTTTGGCCGTTATTATAAGCGCCAGCGCTTTTTTAAATATGCTCGTTGTAAGCGGGTGGGCGCCGGTTACCGGTATTAACTTACCTTTTTTTAGCGCCGGCGGCAGTAACATGGTAGTTACTTTAATGATGAGCGGCTTCTTGCTTAATTTATCAAGAAGTACTAAAATTACCCATAACGAACAAAGGGGGGATAAAAGTTGAAGTTTACTAAAAGACACATCGTCATCGTTGTGCTTATAGCCCTTATCCCCTTGCAATATTTATATTTTTTTGCCGACCCGCGCAGCGCCGCTTTACGGCGGATTGTGCTTAATAGTAATATTGATGTAAGCGATGAATTTATCCTTGACATTTTAGGGCTTAGTTACGATACCAGCTTTGCTGCCATTAACCCGCAGCTGGTGGCCCAGCAAATTACAGAGCGCATTTCTTTAAGTAATGTAGTGGTAGAAAAACGGCGCGGCCGCACCCTTTATATTAGCTTAGTTGCTCATAGCTCGATAGCGGCTTTTATAGACGACAGCCACATACCGCACTTTATTGATGCTAACGGCCAAATTTTTAGCACGATAGCACGCAGCGAGTTAATGCCGCCGTTAATTAGCGGCTTAAGCTTTAGCAATAACAACGGCACCATCGAGGTAAGTGATAATTTTAAAGATTTTTTAACCAATCTTTCTTTTTTAAAGCGCGAAAACTATTTGCTGTTTACTTTAATAGAGAGTATCGATATTGTACAAAATAACTTTGGTCATTACAATTTATGGGTAAGTTTTATAGATTTACCCAATAAAGCCATTTGGCCGCTTAATTTTAACTCGGCTCGTTTATATAATAGCATCGTGGTATTAAATTTATTAAATAATTTAAATATTTTAAGCGATTACAATATCGATTTTAGAACCGATGAAATAGTATTTGTAAGGTAAGTAAATGATAATAACCGGTATCGATTTAGGTAGCTATAGCTTTAAAATGGCCCTGTGCGAAGAAACCGCCGAGGGGCTAGAGTTAATTTGTTTAAAAGAGATAGCGGCCGATGGCCTTAAAAAAGGCGCCATTGTTAATATGGAAAAGGTGGTAACGGCCTTAGACAAACTTATTTACTCTGTAACCGAAGAAACAGGTATAACTATTAAAGAATGTTATGTAGCCTACAGCAGCGAAAAATTAGAGGCCTTTAACAGCGATGGCGTTATGGCCATCGATTTACGCGGCAAAGGGCGGGCTATTACCCAAGAAGATAAAGAACTGGTCGTTAAACAATCGGAGGCCATTCCGATTAGTGATGATAAAGTTATTGCCCACACCATTCCTTTACAATTTGCCGTCGATAATAACGAACAAGTTAAAGACCCTATTAATATGGTAGCCGTTAGGTTAAGGGCTATGTCGCATATTATTATAGCTAACGGCACGTTGTTAAATAATATTTATTCGGCTATAAAGAGGTGCGGCCTAATGCCGCTGGCTTTGGTTTATTCGCCCCTTGCTGCGGCGGGAGTTATTTTAAGCAGCGGCGAGCGCGAAAACGGTACTTTATTTATCGATATTGGCGGCGCTAACACTAAATTAAGCTTTTATCAGCATGGGAACTGCTATTTTAATTACACTTTACCCATTGGCGGCATTACTTTAACCGGTGATTTAGCTTATATGTTAAAAATATCTTTTGAATTAGCCGAAAATTTAAAGATAAAGCACGGTTTTTGTTATAAGCCGTTACTGGAGCGCGAAGATTTTGTTTATTTGCCCGGCAATGCCGACAGCAACCCCCGCTCGGTAAGCGAGCATTATATTTGCGATATACTTACCGCCCGTATGAGCGAAATTTATAGCGTAGCCAAAGAGGTAATGCATAACAAAGGGTGGCTGGCTTATACCAATAGCTTAGTAATTGGCGGCGGTGGCAACGAGCTGCCCGGCAGCGCCGAGCTGGCTAGTAAAATATTTGATAAAGCGGCGCGTAACGGTTACGTGAGCGGCCTAGAAAAATTGGCCAGCAACGAGCGCGGCAGCAGTTATGGTAGTGTGCTTGGTTTATGTAAAAAAAATATTATGACAAATATCGATAAACCAATTGAAAAAAAAGAAATTTTAGGCCATAATAAAAAAACCGGCTCTACACCCCTTAAAAGCGATAGCTTTAATTTGGTTAAATGGGTAAAAGATTTTTTTTAAACGGCGGGAGCTTTTAATGACAGGATTAAAATTACAAGTTGTAGCTGAAAAGTTTAAACACGTAAGCGGCCGTACCAATATTAAAGTAATTGGTGCCGGTGGCGGCGGTTGTAATGCCCTTAATCAAATGATTAAATCGCACATCGATGGGGTAGAATTTATTGCCATTAACACCGATATGCAAGCTTTAAGCAGCTGTTTAGCCCCGGTGCGTATTCCTTTAGGGCAAAACTTAACGATGGGGCTGGGCGCCGGCGGTAACCCCGATATTGGCAGCCGCGCCGCTCAAGAAGACCGTGCCGAACTGGAAAAGCTTATTCATGGCGCTAATATGGTGTTTTTAACCACCGGGCTGGGCGGCGGTACCGGTACCGGCAGCTTGCCCATCTTGGCCGAAATTGCCAAAAAAGGCGGCGCTTTAGTGGTAGCCATTGTAACCCTGCCTTTTAGTTTTGAAGGCAGCCGCAAAATGGACGTAGCCAAAGAAGGGCTGGAAAACCTGCGCAAATATACCGATGCCTTAATTATTATTCCTAACGAAAAATTATTGGCTATCTCCGATAAAAAGAAAAGTATGCTTGATGCCTTTGCCGCCGCCAACGAGTTATTATTTATTGGGGTGCAAGGGATTGTCGATTTAATTAACCACACCGGCCATATTAACGTAGATTTTAACGATGTTAAAAGCGTGATGAATTTTCAGGGCGAAGCCATTATGGGGCGTGGTGTAGGCAAAGGTGATAACCGGGCTATAGACGCTTTAAAACAAGCTTTAACTTGCCCGCTGGTAGAAAACAGCGATATTGAAGGGGCAAAGGGTTTATTGGTAAATATTACCGCCGGTGATGATTTTAGTATGGTAGAATACGCCGAAATTACCACCGAACTAAGCAAATTGGTAGACCGTAACGCCATAAGTAAATATGGCTTAGTTATTGATAATAACTTACGCGATGAAGTGCATATTACCATTATTGCCACCGGCTTTAACCGCAGCGAAAAGCGAGTGGTGCTGACCCACCCGGCGGCAACCCGCAAAGAAAAAAATAACGATAATTTAATTGGCGAGCCTAATTACAGCTTTCCCGCCGAAAACTATGATAACTTTATTAAGGGCACCGCTCAGCTGGAACTAAACCGTAACGGGATTATAGCTGCCGATGCTTGGGATAATTTAACCGGCGGCGGTAAACGTATAAATACCGAAGAACGTGAAGAATTTAACGAAGCCGTACCTAGCTATTTGCGCATAAAAAGCAAAGGGGGTTTCTAGTTTGTAACTAGAGCGAGCTAATTTTGGCTAAAAAACAAGTTAAAGGTACCGAATTTTTCACTCCTACTTTGTGGGGGCGTTTCGCAGTTAAACAACACCAAATTGTCGAAAAATGGCTTAACGGAGCCATTATCCTAGACCCCACTATGGGGGCCGGGCATCTTTTTAGGGCTTTAATAGACGAAGCCTTAATACTGGGCTGTCCTTTGGCTAAACTGCCTATAGCTAATCTTTACGGCATAGAGCAAGAGAAAAAAAATTTGGATAGTTGGTTTAATTTTTTAAGAGAATACAATCTTAAGCTGCATAAAAGTAATTTTATTTGCGGTGATTTTTGTTTTACCAAACCGTTTATTAAAGCCGATATTTTATTGGCCAACCCGCCATGGGCCAGCTTTACCAACCTTAATAAAGATTATGCCGAAAGTTTAAAACCTATTTATGCCCGTTACAAATTGATAGAATCTACCAACGAAATGTTATGGGGCACTAACCGCGTGGATATTTCGGCGTTAATTATGGCTATTGCCTCGCAAGATTGGCTAAAAAATAAAGGTATAGTGGCCGCTTTTTTACCTACTTCGCTCTTTCAAAGTGTTTCGCACAAATATTTTTGTAAATTTCATGTTAGTATGCAAGCTAATTTAACATCTATATATTATTTTACCAATTTAAAAGTTTTCCCTATTAACCACTCTTATTTACTTGCTTTTTTTCAAAAACAAAAAGCTGTTAAATTATCGACAACTCCGCCCATTTACTACGAATTTGCCACCGATACGCAGCAGTGGCAAGAGGTTTCTCCGCCGCCAACTATTAACTTTCCTTTAATGGCTATTCATAAAAGGCAGCAGCCGCGTTCCGGCATTAACACCGGCGGCCGTAATAAATTATTTATTTTTAATCAGGCTATTTTTAATAAAAATACCGTTATTTTAAGTAACGACCACGGCATCGAAACTAAATTACCTAAAAAATTTGTTTTTCCTTTAATGTCGTCGGATAACTTTAAAGGAGCTACCGAAGCAAGAAAGTGGGTCTTTTTACCTTACGAAAGAGATGCTAGGCTTATCACCCCCGATAAGTTAGCCACCAAAAGTTTAGAACTTGTCAACGAATATTTATTAAAACAAGAAGCGGCCTTACGCAGCCGTACCGGCCAGCTACTGGCCAGCTATACCCGCAGTCCGCGCTATTATACTTTATTAGGGGTTGGCCCTTATAGCTTTACAGCTTATAAAGTTGCTTGGCGCACCACAGGGGCCGCCATTTTTGCCCCGCAAATCTTTAGCGGCGAATGGCAAGCCGACCAATCGATGTATGCTTTTATCCCTGCCGATAGCCTTGCCGAAGCAAAAGCCATTTTAAATTACCTGAGCGATGCCGCCGTGCGGCACTATGTGGAATATTTTGCCGCCAGCACTCAGCGGTTTGCTCAACCTAATATCATTAAGAAATTATTTAAATACCACGAACACGACAATAAATCTAAAAATTTGGAGCTCAAATTAACTATTTAACCTGCTCATCGTATAAGCTAAAATAAAACCTATTAAAGCGCAAATTAAGCCGATAAATAACGTAAAGTTAACGGCTAACGGCGGCCAAAGAGCCACCACAGAGGCTATAAGCACGCCACAAATAAAGCTAAAACTTAGAGACGGCTGCTTTTTTAAGGCATAATTAACTAATCTGGCAAAAGCGACCGTACCTAGCGCTAACCCTAAACAGAGTAAGGTCATAAATAAAACGGCCGGCCACAAAGCAGCCCAGTTAAAGTTACCGCGTAACAAATTACCGGCGGCATCGATGATTTGGTTAAAAAAAGCCAACGTGTTGGCATACTCGCCCAAAATAACTAAAATTAAACTACCCGATAAACCCGGTATCACCATACCGGCCGCCGTTATAATACCAACAGCTAAGATTTTTAAACCGTAAAATAAATTAAAGCTAGGCGGCTGCCAGCCTTCTGTCGATAAAGCGCTGCCGTTATTAAGGCGAAAAAAAGCCGTCATAAAAACAATCCCCACTAAAACGGCTAATAACTGTTTTACTAAGAAGACATTTTTGCTAAAGTTTGCTCTCTTAATAATTAAAGGTAAACTGCCGGCCAATAACCCTACCATAAAAAGCTGTACAAATTGCGGGTAACTATTTATTAACAATCTAATTAAGCGGGCAAAAGTTATTAAACCGATTAAACCGCCTAAAGCAAAAGGTATTAAAAATTTTAAAGCCTCTAATCGTTCATTTTTATGGCGCATTATGCTTAAAATATTGCCGGCTAAGTAAACTAGGCGGTCGTAAAGCCCTAAAGTAATGGCTAAAGTACCGCCCGATATACTGGGCATAACGCTTACCCCAGCAATTAATAAACCTTTTATTACTATTAATATTGTCTGCATGGTTTTTCCTTATTATATTTTATTTAGCTATACCATTAATAAGTTAATATATGCTATAATGGTCAAATTAAACAAGTGCCTTACTTTTAATTACCCTAAAGAAGGCGCTTAAAGGAGAAGTAAATTGATAGAACTTAACGAAAGCAATTTTGAAGATTTTGTAGCTAAAGCCGATAAACCTGTCGTGGTAGATTTTTGGGCCGATTGGTGCGGTCCGTGCCGTGCTTTAAGCCCTATCCTAGAGGAGCTGGACGGCAAACTAGGTGATAAATTTATTTTTGCTAAGGTAGATGTTGATGGCAACCAAAATTTAGCCCGCCGCTTTAAGGTGCTAAGTATCCCTGCCGTACACATTATTAAAGACGGCCACAGCATAGCCAATAGTTTGGGGTTAAGGCCTAAAGACGAGCTGGAGCAGTTTTTTACCAGTCATAGTTAGTTATTGACTACTATTTATTTATAGATACTACCCAAAATCTCCTTCACTAGCGAAAGGGATTTTGAGTGGTCCTTTCTTAATTTGATGGCTGGGTTTATTCTTTAGTAAAAAAGATTACATAATTTATCGGCCCTCTTAATCCCATATAACCGTATACTATTTCAAATTATTTGTCAAGACAAAGGGTTTATTTCATTTATTAGTATAAATTACCTGCAAAACACCCACCTTGCTAAAGCCATTTTTATAATAAAGCTGCAAAGCCGCTTCGTTGCCATTTTTAACAAAAAGGCCGACACCTTTACCGCGCCGTTTAGCATTACCCTGCATAGCGGCTACTAAAGCGGTGCTTAAACCCTGCCGCCGATAATCCGTTACGGTAAAAACCCCGCCAAGCATATCGTAATGGTAAGCTTCGGCAGTAAAACCAGCTTTAGTTACTATTTTTTTATCTATAACTAAATGAAACATACGCTCGTTTTGCAAACGTTTACGGTATTTAGATAAGATTTTTTCGATACTGGCGGTATTTTTAGTATTTTTTATAATAACTTCTTCTCTTAAAAAAGCCTCTTCTAGAGGCAATAAAGCTTTATAATGACTGGTGGTACTCTCTAACAATTTACAATTAAGCTTTAAAGTAACACGCGGCAAAGGCTGCCAAATATGATAGTTCATTAAGGTATAATCAACCACTACAGAGAGATTATCGTAAAAAAAACCATAAAAAAATTGCAGCTCTTCCGGCTGGCCTATCATACAAAATACTTTGATACTATAATTAATAGCCAATATAACCCGAGTAAAATCGTGTTTAAGGGCCGGGTTAAAGCTTGTCAGCAAATACCCTTTGCTATCGGCCAATACCACTCCGCTAACGCTATAATCTTGCTCCAGATTAACAAAAACCAGCTGCCCGCTAGGCCACAACCTACGGCCGCCGCGATGAAAGCGGCTGCTAAGGGTAAGGTGTTTCACCTCGTCTTTTAATAAATAAAGGCTAACGGCAGCAAGGTGTTGTTTATTGGCGCGCGTCCACATAGGTGTTTACAATTTACCTTGTAAGGAGAATATCTGTCAAGTAAGTTAAAAAGGCTTTACACGGTATTCTCTTATAACAAGTTACGTTAATTTGCAGTAATATTTCAAAAAAATAATGATTAACTGTAAATAAAAAACCACCTCTTTTTAAAGGTGGTTTTACACTAATTTTTTTAAGAGATTATAACGCCCCAGAGGCTAGCCATTCGCCTATTTTCTTGTTTAAACGCGTCTGCCAGTCTTTCTTTTTACGAAGCTCGGTAAGATAAGCTTGAGTAAGGCGAATCGATACCGTTTTCTTTTTACTTGTTTTTGTAGAACGCTCATCATTTAGCGGTATTGCTTTAACAAACCATTCTTTATCTGGCATAGGACTATCGTCTTCGATGGCAGATTTAAGTGGTTCATTATCAATAAGGCCATATTCTTTATCTACAGAAACAATTTCACCATTATCTATAACATATTTAACTCTCGTTAATGCCATAATACCTCCTCCTCTCTTTTTTATGAATACGGCGCATAGAAATAATACGGTAGGCTTCGCCACGTTTTGTGTAGCAAAGGCAAATCACTTCACTCCGGTATAACCCATAAACAATATAACGAACCTCACCGTAATCGTGCCTATCGTCAATACGCTCCACCCTACTAGGGTCGTTAATAATGTAAATGGCATCGGCAAAATCTAAGCCACGCTCGTTAAGGGTACTTTGCCTTTTAGCTTCGTCCCACTCAACTATTATTTCTTTAGCCATACATATTTAAATTATATATGCTTTTAATCTGATTGTCAACATAATTAACTATCCATCTGTTTATACCAACTTTTTGCTTATATTGCCTTTTAATAAGCTTTTGTGTATATTGTAGCTAAGTAATAAAAAAAGGGTAAAAAATGAAAAAACTTGTGAGCTTAATTTGTTTAATCTTTATTATGGCGGCTTGTAACCAAAGCGCTACTTTACAAAGTTTAGCCGGCGGTAACGAGCAAGCAATTATTGTATCTGTAAGCGGCGATGTCGTTGTTATCCGGGCCGATGCCGCTATTAAAGCCGAAGAAGGCATGTTATTATTTGAGCACGATTTAATTAAAACCGGTATTAACGGTTTTGCGCAGGTGCGTTTTTTTAACAATGCCACGATGTCGGCCGGTAACCAAAGTACCGTTGGCGTTACTAGGGCTAACCAAAACGATATTGTAACTAGGGTTATTACCGGTTCGGCGGTTTTTAAAGTAGAAAAAGTTTTAAACGAAGAATTTATCGTGCAAACCGCCACCAATCAATTTAGAGTACGCGGCACCGAATTTTTGGTGCGCAGTAACGCCGACCAAACTATCTTAGCTATCTTAAGCGGCAGTGTCGAAGCCTTTAGCGCCGACGGCAGGCAAAGCCTACAATTAGCCGAAGCCGGCCGCGAAGTTACCTTTGCTTTAAATGGCTTAGCCGTAAGTAGTAACGAATTAAGCGTTATTAACCGGGTAATGATAGAAAACTTTAATTTGCCCGACCCTAACTTTTTTGGGATTTACCACAACCCCGAAGTGGCCGAGCTGCATACTTCATTAAATAGGCTAGTCGGCGAGCTTGACGAAGCTGTAGCCCAAAGCTATACTATCCAAAGCGAATTGGCCCAGCTAACGGCTATGTATAACCGCGAACGGCAGATGGTTGCCAATTTACAATCCGAACTAAATGTGATTAGGCAAACTCAAGCCCAACTGGCCGCCTTGCAACAAAGCGTTAACGAACAGCATGCCCGCAACTTAATTTTAGAGCAACTACTTAACAACGAAAGAGCTTTAGTTGATAGGTATCGGATTATTTTAGAGGAGCAAGGTATAGTTTTACCCGGTAATTAATGGAGTTAGAGGATAAAGAGCATTTAAATAAACTGAAAGAGGCCGTCAATGATGCGCCTCTTTCGGCCGGTGTTTATCTATGGTTAGATAAAGGCGGTAAGGTTATTTATGTAGGTAAAGCCAAACATTTAAAAAACCGCCTTAAAAGCTACTTTATCGATAAAGCCCCCAAAGAGCCGCATCAACAAGCTTACTATCTTAAAACCCGTCAATTAATGGCCAGCGCTTATAGTGTTGAAACCATCACGGTAGACAGCGAATACGAAGCTTTAGTGCTGGAAAATAATTTAATTAAAAAGCACCGTCCCAAATATAATATTAGTTTAAAAGACGATAAAAGCTACCCTTATGTGCGTATTACCAACGAAGACTTCCCGGCTTTATTTTCTACCCGTAATTTAATTAAAGACGGCAGCGAATATTTTGGCCCCTATCCTTTAGGCCACCTAGAGGCCTACATGCAAGTTATTAATAAAACCTTTAAGCTGCGTAAATGCAAAGCTATCCCTTTGCGCACAAAATCTTATAATTGCTTATATTACCATATTCATCAATGTTTAGGCCCCTGTAACGCCAAAATTAGCCAAGAAGATTATGCGGCCGAAATTGACAAAATAAAGGCTTTGTTAAGCGGTAAAACGGCCGGTTTTATTAAAGAGTTAAAACAAGATATGGCTAAGGCGGCCGGCCTGCTAAATTACGAACGTGCCGCTTTACTGCGTGATGCCATTACGGCCATCGAAAACACTTTACAAAAACAAAGTGTAGAAGAATTAGATAATACCAATAACAGCGATTATTTGGGATTTGCCGGCAGCGAAGGCTTATATTGTTTTGTGGTGCTGCATGTGCGTGATGGTAAACTTTTACATAAAGAACTCTTTAAAGCCCATAGCCTAAGCGAACCTTACCATGCCCTTAACGAGTTTTTAGTGCGTTATTACCTGCAAGACAGAGCCGAACGCGCCAACTTAGTTATTGTCGAAAAATTACCGCATAACCTCGATTACAGCCGCTTTTTTCAGGAAGAAGGCGGTAAAAAAATACGCGTTAACGAACCGCTTAACGAACGTGATGTTAAACTGCTGCGTATGGCCTTTGATAACGCTATGTACGATTTAATGCGCGAAACCAACAAAAAAGATGCCCTTGAGGGTTTAAAACAAGCCTTACAGTTAAACAGCTTACCCAAAGTTATTGAAGGCATAGATATAGCCCAGCTTAACGGCCATTACACGGTAGCCAGCTTGGTAAATTTTAAAAATGGCCTGCCCAATAAAAAAAATTACCGCCGCTTTAGAATTAAAAGTTTAGCGGCCGGCGAAATTAACGATTATCAATCTATCAGCGAGGTTGTGGCCCGGCATTTTACCAAACTGCTTAACGGCGGCGAATCGTTACCAGATTTACTTTTAATTGACGGCGGTAAAGGGCAATTAGGAGCAGCTTACGACGTATTAAAAAGTTTAGGCCTAGAAGAAGAGTTATCTTTAGCCAGTTTAGCCAAACGCGAAGAAGAAGTTTTTATTGTTGGCCAAAGCGCACCTATCATCTTAGCTAAAGGTTCGGCCGAACTTAGGTTGCTGCAAGCCGTCCGCGACGAAACTCACCGTTTTGCCACCACTTACAACCAAAAATTACGTGCCGGTACTTTAAAACTTAATACTTTAGAGGGCGTGCAAGGTATTGGCAAGCAAAAAGCTAAACAGCTGCTTACCGAATTTGGCAGCTTAGAAACCATTAGCAAACAAGACGGCAGCGCTCTTGCTAAAGTGGCTAAAATTAGTAACGATAAAGCTTTAGAAGTAATTAAACATTTAGAAGAAGCCTTAAAAGATAATTAAATAAACTTCTTCCTATCTTGACTAAAATTAAGCAATAGTTTACCTTTTTAAAATGTTCAAAAAAATTATTTTACTAACCATTTTTTTAATACTGCCTTACTATAAATTATTTGCTATTGGAAACTTATTTACTATAGAGCTAACACCGGCTTTTAGGTTAAGCAGCGCTAACTTTAATGACGAAGCCATTAAT
It encodes:
- a CDS encoding GNAT family N-acetyltransferase is translated as MWTRANKQHLAAVSLYLLKDEVKHLTLSSRFHRGGRRLWPSGQLVFVNLEQDYSVSGVVLADSKGYLLTSFNPALKHDFTRVILAINYSIKVFCMIGQPEELQFFYGFFYDNLSVVVDYTLMNYHIWQPLPRVTLKLNCKLLESTTSHYKALLPLEEAFLREEVIIKNTKNTASIEKILSKYRKRLQNERMFHLVIDKKIVTKAGFTAEAYHYDMLGGVFTVTDYRRQGLSTALVAAMQGNAKRRGKGVGLFVKNGNEAALQLYYKNGFSKVGVLQVIYTNK
- a CDS encoding BrnT family toxin, with the translated sequence MAKEIIVEWDEAKRQSTLNERGLDFADAIYIINDPSRVERIDDRHDYGEVRYIVYGLYRSEVICLCYTKRGEAYRIISMRRIHKKERRRYYGINES
- a CDS encoding FecR family protein; this translates as MKKLVSLICLIFIMAACNQSATLQSLAGGNEQAIIVSVSGDVVVIRADAAIKAEEGMLLFEHDLIKTGINGFAQVRFFNNATMSAGNQSTVGVTRANQNDIVTRVITGSAVFKVEKVLNEEFIVQTATNQFRVRGTEFLVRSNADQTILAILSGSVEAFSADGRQSLQLAEAGREVTFALNGLAVSSNELSVINRVMIENFNLPDPNFFGIYHNPEVAELHTSLNRLVGELDEAVAQSYTIQSELAQLTAMYNRERQMVANLQSELNVIRQTQAQLAALQQSVNEQHARNLILEQLLNNERALVDRYRIILEEQGIVLPGN
- the uvrC gene encoding excinuclease ABC subunit UvrC — protein: MELEDKEHLNKLKEAVNDAPLSAGVYLWLDKGGKVIYVGKAKHLKNRLKSYFIDKAPKEPHQQAYYLKTRQLMASAYSVETITVDSEYEALVLENNLIKKHRPKYNISLKDDKSYPYVRITNEDFPALFSTRNLIKDGSEYFGPYPLGHLEAYMQVINKTFKLRKCKAIPLRTKSYNCLYYHIHQCLGPCNAKISQEDYAAEIDKIKALLSGKTAGFIKELKQDMAKAAGLLNYERAALLRDAITAIENTLQKQSVEELDNTNNSDYLGFAGSEGLYCFVVLHVRDGKLLHKELFKAHSLSEPYHALNEFLVRYYLQDRAERANLVIVEKLPHNLDYSRFFQEEGGKKIRVNEPLNERDVKLLRMAFDNAMYDLMRETNKKDALEGLKQALQLNSLPKVIEGIDIAQLNGHYTVASLVNFKNGLPNKKNYRRFRIKSLAAGEINDYQSISEVVARHFTKLLNGGESLPDLLLIDGGKGQLGAAYDVLKSLGLEEELSLASLAKREEEVFIVGQSAPIILAKGSAELRLLQAVRDETHRFATTYNQKLRAGTLKLNTLEGVQGIGKQKAKQLLTEFGSLETISKQDGSALAKVAKISNDKALEVIKHLEEALKDN